A part of Paenibacillus donghaensis genomic DNA contains:
- the ruvA gene encoding Holliday junction branch migration protein RuvA: MIDYLRGTMAHLESEYVVLDVQGVGYRVFCPNPYLFAKVTGEQTIYIHYQSREDATLLFGFPTREEQRLFRKLIEVSGIGPRVALGILTGGTPDQLITAIYQENLTYLTKLPGIGKKTAQRMILDLKDKLDGLSAASMQTGLFAVAAEEDQAAEGLSWQEAREALRALGYTESELDRTWLALKKQGAEAEPVDVLMKKALGLLYLAK, translated from the coding sequence ATGATAGATTACTTAAGAGGAACGATGGCTCATTTGGAGTCAGAATATGTGGTGCTGGATGTGCAGGGGGTTGGATACCGGGTCTTCTGCCCGAACCCGTATCTGTTTGCCAAAGTTACCGGAGAGCAGACCATCTATATCCATTATCAGAGCCGCGAGGATGCGACATTGCTATTTGGCTTCCCGACTCGTGAGGAACAGCGGCTCTTCCGCAAGCTGATCGAGGTGAGCGGCATCGGCCCAAGAGTAGCGCTCGGCATTCTGACCGGCGGTACGCCGGACCAGCTGATCACTGCGATCTATCAGGAGAACCTGACCTATCTGACCAAGCTGCCCGGCATCGGGAAGAAGACGGCACAGCGGATGATCCTGGATCTCAAGGACAAGCTGGACGGCTTAAGCGCAGCCTCGATGCAGACAGGATTGTTCGCCGTTGCAGCGGAGGAGGATCAGGCTGCTGAGGGTCTGTCTTGGCAGGAAGCAAGGGAAGCGCTGCGGGCGCTGGGTTATACCGAAAGCGAGCTGGACCGGACTTGGCTGGCGCTGAAGAAGCAGGGTGCGGAGGCGGAGCCAGTGGACGTATTAATGAAGAAGGCGCTGGGGCTGCTGTATCTGGCGAAGTAG
- a CDS encoding CocE/NonD family hydrolase: MSTYLHNTSFNFYCSGIYTGKIHFTEQQVMHAKVDLRRRTQMQDNVLDGLVSYVLPLQKILENIAVYAKTEWVKEEVVLENGAVYQKHISYEAMIAGTLRTSQVWALRNQTALDIVTLDGEIIAFLTPNRYGMELIIKDGYEQLTPLTVYQDPLLSQAEYGINDLGTFLIPMRDGVRLATDVFLPDGIPAGTGLPTILVRTCYDRNGKKDVFHRWANKGYAVVSQDVRGRADSEGELIPFYYERDDGYDTIDWIIAQDWSDSNVGMWGASYLGNVVVAAATSGHPNLKAVVDEVNVGSPFVDTVRKGGTLCSWPLLSWTLAQSVGTRTDFDIFGGITVDPQAAVDARPIKDIPQQMIGKASGPWDLWSRHPEYDDFWRNCTFTERGDQVRVPMYVISGWYDGDSAGVSETWRMLSQHDVPGRKIRLGAWEHGPNRARDYKGVSFGNDAVVYDYDVSVLRWFDHYLKGVANGIDQEPRASYYVVGENRWRTSEDWTPVEALNSLFYLSSGGRANSASGDGKLLLVPEEHSPEDTFSYNPLDPLDDSGEREPENLRKYELRNDILVYTSEVLSSDLLVAGELSAVIYAASTGLDTDWAVSLSEVNPQGDSLRLSNYIVRAKYRHGLDHPQLLVAGQVEEYDIFMPNIAHRFAAGNRIRFTVTSSSKNVAFPNTNTGNNPYEDTEPLTVQQTLYHNSQYPSHVKLPVIVEH; the protein is encoded by the coding sequence ATGAGTACATATTTACACAATACCTCCTTCAATTTCTATTGCTCCGGGATCTATACCGGCAAGATTCATTTCACAGAACAGCAGGTGATGCACGCCAAGGTAGACCTGCGCAGAAGAACACAAATGCAGGACAATGTGTTGGATGGTTTGGTAAGTTATGTGCTGCCTCTGCAGAAGATTCTGGAGAATATCGCTGTATATGCGAAGACGGAATGGGTGAAGGAAGAAGTTGTGCTGGAGAACGGTGCTGTTTATCAAAAGCATATAAGCTACGAGGCCATGATCGCGGGAACCCTACGGACCTCTCAGGTATGGGCGCTGCGCAATCAAACGGCGCTCGATATCGTCACACTGGATGGGGAGATCATCGCTTTTCTGACGCCTAACCGCTATGGCATGGAGCTGATTATCAAGGATGGTTATGAGCAGCTGACACCGCTCACCGTCTATCAGGACCCGCTGCTCTCGCAGGCCGAATATGGCATAAACGACCTGGGCACCTTCCTCATTCCGATGCGGGACGGGGTACGACTGGCTACGGATGTTTTTCTGCCCGATGGCATTCCGGCCGGGACTGGGCTGCCCACCATTCTGGTCAGAACCTGTTATGACCGCAACGGCAAAAAGGATGTTTTCCACAGATGGGCCAACAAAGGTTATGCTGTGGTGTCGCAGGACGTGCGCGGCCGGGCAGACTCGGAAGGCGAGCTGATTCCCTTCTATTATGAGCGGGATGACGGGTATGACACGATTGACTGGATTATCGCCCAGGATTGGAGCGACAGCAACGTTGGCATGTGGGGCGCGTCTTACCTGGGAAATGTCGTGGTGGCGGCAGCGACCAGCGGCCATCCGAATCTGAAGGCGGTTGTGGACGAGGTGAACGTCGGCTCGCCGTTTGTGGATACGGTGCGCAAGGGCGGAACCCTCTGCTCCTGGCCGCTGCTGTCCTGGACCTTGGCCCAGTCGGTAGGGACGCGGACGGATTTTGATATCTTCGGCGGTATTACAGTAGACCCGCAAGCTGCTGTGGATGCCCGTCCGATCAAGGATATTCCGCAGCAGATGATCGGCAAGGCCTCCGGTCCGTGGGACCTGTGGAGCCGGCATCCCGAATATGACGACTTCTGGCGCAACTGCACCTTCACCGAGCGTGGCGATCAGGTGCGGGTACCAATGTATGTCATCTCCGGCTGGTATGACGGCGACAGCGCGGGAGTTTCGGAAACCTGGAGAATGCTCAGCCAGCACGATGTTCCCGGCCGCAAAATCAGGCTCGGCGCCTGGGAGCACGGCCCGAACCGGGCCAGGGACTATAAAGGTGTAAGCTTCGGCAACGATGCTGTAGTCTATGACTATGATGTATCGGTGCTGCGCTGGTTCGACCATTATCTGAAGGGGGTTGCCAACGGTATTGACCAGGAGCCGCGGGCTTCCTATTATGTGGTCGGCGAGAACCGCTGGAGAACGTCGGAGGACTGGACGCCGGTCGAAGCGCTGAATTCACTGTTCTATCTGTCCTCCGGAGGACGGGCCAACTCGGCCAGCGGGGACGGCAAGCTGCTGCTGGTGCCGGAGGAGCATTCCCCCGAAGATACCTTCAGCTATAATCCGCTGGACCCGCTGGATGACAGCGGGGAGAGGGAGCCGGAGAATCTGCGGAAGTACGAGCTTCGTAATGACATCCTGGTCTACACCAGCGAGGTGCTAAGCTCCGACCTGCTGGTGGCAGGGGAGCTGTCAGCCGTGATTTATGCAGCCAGTACAGGCCTCGACACCGACTGGGCGGTTTCGCTCAGTGAAGTGAATCCGCAGGGAGATTCGCTGCGTTTGTCCAATTATATTGTCCGGGCCAAATACCGGCATGGATTGGACCATCCGCAGCTGCTGGTTGCGGGTCAGGTGGAGGAATATGATATTTTTATGCCAAACATCGCCCACCGCTTTGCAGCAGGGAACCGCATCCGGTTCACCGTAACTTCTTCCAGCAAAAACGTGGCTTTCCCAAACACCAACACTGGCAATAATCCATACGAAGACACCGAACCGCTGACCGTGCAGCAGACGCTGTATCACAACAGCCAATACCCGAGCCATGTAAAGCTGCCGGTGATTGTGGAGCACTAG
- a CDS encoding membrane dipeptidase, whose translation MKSGQEGFYDFKLTMEEESRASKLHEENINIDLLFQGPLSPLAIPAAVSDRIKALCEPYREDPMLYSSLPGQWVTKLAASGEIPEYQSEWVQSGITAGNRQLNLRDTASMITSMGEVQLQFDSADWLVKTLKADDIRAAKREGRKAGIISAQETDALGTNLAQLDDLHHFGLRML comes from the coding sequence ATGAAAAGCGGACAAGAAGGATTCTATGATTTCAAGCTGACAATGGAAGAGGAATCAAGGGCCAGCAAGCTGCATGAGGAGAACATTAATATCGACCTGCTGTTCCAGGGGCCGCTGTCTCCGCTGGCGATTCCCGCCGCAGTTTCGGACAGAATCAAGGCGCTCTGCGAGCCATACCGGGAGGACCCTATGCTGTACAGCAGCTTGCCCGGGCAATGGGTAACCAAGCTGGCGGCCAGCGGTGAGATTCCAGAATATCAATCCGAGTGGGTTCAATCCGGAATTACGGCAGGCAACCGCCAGCTCAATCTGCGGGATACCGCAAGTATGATTACGAGCATGGGCGAGGTCCAGCTGCAGTTTGATTCGGCGGATTGGCTGGTCAAAACGTTGAAGGCGGACGACATCCGTGCGGCCAAGCGCGAGGGCAGGAAGGCCGGGATCATCTCGGCGCAGGAGACGGACGCGCTTGGCACGAACCTTGCGCAGCTGGATGATCTGCATCATTTTGGCCTGAGAATGCTGTAA
- a CDS encoding beta-glucosidase produces MKLNKQWAARLVSLSLVAAVAVPPLQAADAAGAATNAAATKTTATTATTEASNMPWMNTALSAEERTKLLLEAMSLEETVDFITGNVNNYYGFYNAGNEKFAIPALTMADGPAGVRIANPDVQDKQSTALPAPIALAATWDTDIAQAYGDLLGEEAFNTTHNVLLGPGFDIARVPWGSRNFESLGEDPLLQSKLGIAYVNGIQSHPVLAVGKHFLMNNQETERFTTNVKVSERAVQEVYTRPFAAAFEEADLGSVMCSFNYVNDQQACDSSELLTGTLRDKLNFGGFTMSDYGANLSTTKSALAGLDLETPGYPYGKWGDKLLQAVKDGEISEAKIDEMATRILVQMFRKNLFDQTVENNQIPAKAHGAEARQFAEESMVLMKNEQSTLPLNAKKLKSIAVIGPDADNASAAGGGSSLVNPTYTVSPLAGIKNRVGSSVKVSYAAGSDPISAGDVVSGPSAVPSSLLTPAEGYASKGNGLTGEYFTNTDLEGKPEIVRKDNQVNMNLGFYNYEGFNAQSSKLKQLPTSLNALMSARWTGSITAPTTGVYNLSLTSRGSGKLYLDDKLLFTNVGETMETTSQKVSLTAGEVHKLRIEYRTDWSDQSGRDKGGFVRFGWTPPTGVVDDQIKAAVQTAKAADVAVVVTRTYDSEGYFDRSDLDLPNNQEQLIREVAKANPNTVVVQMSGRAVQMNSWQEQVPAIVQAWFAGQEQGNAIARVLFGDVNPSGKLPVTFPVDEQTTPISTAAQFPGINGVGDYSDGIFVGYRGYDQKGLDVAYPFGYGLSYTSFGYTNLKTKAQTKGKNQKQTVEVSLNLRNTGQKSGAEVVQVYVGQLPTTVETPKKQLAGFAKVDLKAGKQQRVTVELDAKALSYWDENTDQWVMPSGKVPIYVGSSSEDIRLTGSVTIAGSQAKK; encoded by the coding sequence GTGAAACTTAATAAACAATGGGCAGCGCGGCTCGTCAGCTTAAGTCTTGTGGCTGCCGTTGCTGTGCCTCCGCTTCAGGCGGCCGATGCAGCAGGTGCAGCAACAAATGCTGCGGCAACTAAAACTACAGCAACTACAGCAACAACAGAAGCAAGCAATATGCCATGGATGAATACCGCTCTCTCTGCAGAGGAACGCACCAAGTTGCTGCTTGAGGCCATGAGCCTGGAGGAAACAGTTGATTTCATCACAGGAAATGTAAACAACTATTATGGCTTCTATAATGCAGGCAATGAGAAATTTGCCATCCCGGCCCTGACGATGGCTGACGGGCCTGCAGGTGTGCGGATTGCCAATCCGGATGTTCAGGACAAGCAATCGACCGCACTTCCGGCTCCGATTGCCCTGGCGGCAACCTGGGATACGGATATTGCACAAGCCTACGGCGATCTGCTGGGCGAGGAAGCCTTCAATACTACACATAATGTGCTGCTCGGACCGGGTTTTGATATTGCCCGTGTGCCTTGGGGCTCACGCAACTTTGAATCGCTCGGCGAAGATCCGCTGCTCCAGTCGAAGCTGGGGATAGCCTACGTCAACGGGATTCAGAGCCATCCGGTGCTGGCCGTCGGCAAGCATTTCCTGATGAACAATCAGGAGACCGAACGATTCACCACCAATGTCAAAGTCAGCGAGCGGGCGGTTCAGGAAGTGTATACACGTCCGTTTGCGGCAGCTTTTGAAGAAGCCGATCTGGGCTCAGTAATGTGCTCGTTCAACTACGTCAATGACCAGCAGGCCTGTGACAGCAGCGAGCTGCTGACCGGTACGCTGCGGGATAAACTGAACTTCGGAGGGTTCACGATGTCCGATTATGGTGCGAATCTGTCGACAACCAAGTCGGCGCTCGCTGGCCTTGATCTGGAAACACCGGGTTATCCTTATGGCAAATGGGGAGATAAGCTGCTTCAGGCCGTTAAGGACGGTGAGATCAGTGAAGCCAAGATCGACGAGATGGCTACTCGCATTCTGGTGCAGATGTTCCGCAAGAATCTATTTGACCAGACTGTGGAGAATAACCAGATCCCGGCTAAGGCGCACGGGGCCGAGGCTCGCCAATTTGCTGAAGAATCCATGGTTCTGATGAAAAATGAGCAGTCCACCCTGCCGCTGAATGCCAAGAAGCTGAAGTCTATCGCAGTCATCGGACCGGATGCCGACAATGCCTCTGCGGCTGGCGGCGGCAGCTCATTGGTCAATCCGACCTATACGGTGAGCCCGCTTGCGGGCATCAAGAACCGCGTTGGCTCCAGTGTGAAGGTCAGCTATGCGGCTGGTAGTGATCCCATCTCTGCTGGTGATGTAGTATCCGGTCCTTCGGCGGTACCTTCCTCCTTGCTGACACCCGCAGAAGGGTATGCGAGCAAGGGCAATGGATTAACCGGTGAATATTTCACTAATACGGATCTGGAAGGCAAGCCGGAGATTGTCCGTAAGGACAATCAGGTGAATATGAACCTTGGCTTCTATAATTATGAAGGGTTCAATGCCCAGTCCTCCAAGCTGAAGCAGCTGCCAACCAGCCTGAATGCGCTGATGTCGGCACGTTGGACAGGCAGCATTACAGCTCCCACTACAGGCGTTTACAATTTGTCACTGACCAGCCGTGGCTCAGGCAAGCTGTATCTGGACGACAAGCTGCTGTTCACCAATGTGGGCGAAACGATGGAAACCACCTCACAGAAGGTATCGTTGACCGCAGGCGAGGTGCATAAGCTGCGGATTGAATACCGGACCGACTGGTCTGATCAAAGCGGGCGCGACAAGGGCGGCTTCGTTCGTTTCGGCTGGACGCCTCCTACAGGTGTAGTGGATGACCAGATCAAAGCGGCGGTCCAGACCGCCAAGGCTGCCGATGTGGCGGTGGTGGTTACACGCACATATGACAGTGAAGGATACTTTGACCGCTCCGATCTGGATCTGCCGAACAATCAGGAGCAGTTGATCCGTGAAGTGGCCAAAGCGAATCCGAACACGGTTGTTGTCCAGATGAGCGGGCGTGCCGTTCAGATGAATAGCTGGCAGGAGCAGGTGCCTGCCATTGTACAGGCCTGGTTCGCTGGGCAGGAGCAGGGTAATGCAATAGCACGGGTCTTGTTCGGTGATGTTAACCCATCCGGCAAATTGCCGGTGACCTTCCCGGTGGATGAGCAGACCACACCGATCTCCACGGCGGCACAGTTCCCTGGAATTAACGGGGTTGGCGATTACAGCGATGGCATCTTTGTCGGCTATCGGGGATATGACCAGAAGGGTCTGGATGTGGCTTATCCATTCGGGTATGGCTTGTCCTATACAAGCTTTGGTTACACCAACCTGAAGACCAAGGCACAGACCAAAGGCAAGAATCAGAAGCAGACGGTTGAAGTGTCACTGAACCTGCGCAATACCGGCCAAAAATCCGGAGCTGAGGTAGTTCAGGTCTATGTCGGTCAACTTCCGACCACGGTAGAAACGCCGAAGAAGCAGCTGGCAGGTTTCGCCAAGGTGGACCTGAAGGCAGGCAAACAGCAGAGAGTGACGGTTGAGCTGGATGCCAAGGCCTTATCCTACTGGGATGAGAATACAGACCAGTGGGTAATGCCAAGCGGCAAGGTGCCGATCTATGTGGGCAGCTCTTCGGAGGATATCCGCCTGACAGGCAGCGTTACGATTGCAGGAAGCCAAGCCAAGAAATAA
- a CDS encoding serpin family protein, which yields MGLAELAQELAQGKLAEGNFTERRGRISLPRFRAEYGLELKQAFQALGMKQAFDSSRSNFTGIADITAPIYIGTIVHKTYIEVNEQGTEAAASTLVGMRAGAAPSSIEPFEMNVNRPFLYLIEDKLSGVWLFLGTINNPLDTQ from the coding sequence GTGGGTCTCGCAGAGCTTGCGCAGGAGCTTGCCCAGGGGAAGCTTGCGGAAGGGAATTTCACAGAGCGCAGAGGGCGGATATCGCTGCCCCGTTTCCGGGCGGAGTATGGCTTAGAGCTGAAGCAGGCTTTCCAGGCCTTGGGGATGAAACAGGCTTTTGATTCGTCCCGCAGCAATTTCACGGGAATAGCAGACATTACAGCCCCGATTTATATCGGGACAATCGTGCACAAAACCTATATCGAAGTGAATGAACAGGGAACGGAAGCGGCGGCCTCCACCCTTGTCGGCATGAGAGCGGGCGCGGCTCCGTCCAGCATTGAACCGTTCGAGATGAACGTCAATCGGCCTTTCCTCTATTTAATAGAAGACAAGCTGAGCGGAGTCTGGCTGTTTCTCGGCACGATCAACAATCCGCTGGATACGCAGTAA
- a CDS encoding glycoside hydrolase family 30 protein, whose amino-acid sequence MLKSLNKNKNIIISALLAVALLLVLVIIWRTEAESGTSSQARAWLTTADQSHLLTEQTPLVFGTGGESGGLSVDVNPHLRYQTMDGFGAAVTGSSAYLINEKLSGKQREQLLKELFTDSGIGMSFVRHTIGASDYSVDAGGQPVSYTYDDIESGTDYELEHFSVEKDREVITLLGDILQLNRELKVMGTPWSAPGWMKFGENKTMNGGYLDYNDSGIYEAYANYFVKYLQAYKEAGVPVYAVTVQNEPGFATADYPSMNMGEAEQARFIREYLGPALEKSGLQTKLLGFDHNWDKGADYARALLSDSGTNKYTAGTAYHCYAGEPEAMSEVHDAYPDKGIYFTECSGGGWSGDFGDSLSWNMSKLIIQSPRNWAKSVLFWNLALDPEGGPENGGCGDCRGVVTVDPQTGEISRNVEYYALGHAGKFVRPGAVRIDSTQVEGQLETVAYENPDGSTALIAASPGEEAVSFTVRYRSESFHYTLPAKSAVTFTWQG is encoded by the coding sequence ATGTTGAAGTCTTTGAATAAAAACAAGAACATAATCATATCCGCCCTCCTGGCAGTTGCTCTGTTGCTTGTGCTGGTCATCATTTGGCGGACGGAGGCAGAATCCGGTACTTCCAGCCAAGCCCGTGCCTGGCTGACCACAGCCGACCAGTCCCATCTGTTGACCGAGCAGACACCGCTTGTTTTTGGAACAGGCGGAGAGAGCGGCGGGCTGAGTGTGGATGTGAACCCACACCTGCGATACCAGACGATGGATGGTTTTGGAGCGGCGGTGACCGGTTCCTCAGCCTATCTGATCAATGAGAAACTGAGTGGGAAGCAGCGGGAGCAGCTGCTGAAGGAGCTGTTCACAGACAGTGGAATCGGAATGAGCTTCGTCCGCCATACGATTGGAGCTTCGGATTATTCCGTCGATGCAGGAGGCCAGCCTGTAAGCTATACCTATGACGATATAGAGTCAGGTACTGACTATGAGCTGGAGCATTTCTCGGTAGAGAAGGACCGGGAGGTTATCACCTTGCTGGGCGATATTCTGCAGCTGAACCGTGAGCTGAAGGTCATGGGCACCCCATGGAGTGCGCCTGGCTGGATGAAATTCGGCGAGAACAAGACCATGAACGGCGGTTATCTGGATTACAATGACTCCGGTATCTATGAAGCCTATGCCAATTATTTCGTGAAATATCTGCAGGCTTATAAGGAAGCGGGGGTTCCCGTCTATGCCGTAACCGTCCAGAATGAGCCGGGTTTCGCCACTGCGGATTATCCCAGCATGAACATGGGCGAAGCGGAGCAGGCGCGGTTTATCCGCGAGTATCTGGGGCCGGCACTGGAGAAAAGCGGGCTTCAGACCAAGCTGCTGGGCTTCGACCATAATTGGGACAAGGGAGCCGATTATGCCAGAGCACTGCTGAGTGACAGCGGCACGAATAAATATACAGCGGGGACAGCTTATCACTGCTACGCCGGTGAGCCTGAAGCAATGAGCGAAGTACATGACGCTTACCCGGACAAAGGAATCTACTTCACGGAATGCAGCGGCGGCGGCTGGAGCGGTGATTTCGGGGACAGCCTGAGCTGGAATATGTCCAAGCTGATCATCCAGTCTCCCCGCAACTGGGCCAAGTCCGTGCTGTTCTGGAATCTGGCGCTTGATCCTGAGGGAGGGCCGGAGAATGGCGGCTGCGGCGATTGCCGGGGCGTCGTAACCGTTGATCCGCAGACAGGGGAGATCAGCCGGAACGTGGAGTATTATGCGCTGGGCCATGCCGGAAAATTTGTCCGACCAGGGGCGGTGAGGATCGATTCCACGCAGGTTGAGGGTCAGCTGGAGACGGTTGCCTATGAGAATCCTGACGGTTCAACGGCCTTGATTGCTGCAAGCCCAGGCGAGGAGGCGGTTTCTTTTACAGTCCGCTACCGCTCGGAATCCTTTCACTATACCTTGCCCGCGAAATCGGCGGTTACCTTCACCTGGCAGGGCTGA
- the ruvC gene encoding crossover junction endodeoxyribonuclease RuvC, whose translation MRILGIDPGLAIVGFGFIDKEGNKLTPVQYGCIQTEAHTPEAERLLHVYEGMVQLIDKYQPDTVAVEKLFFSRNVTTALPVAQARGVLILAAVQRGLPVAEYTPMMVKQAVVGYGKAEKRQVQEMVKLLLKLSVIPKPDDVADALAVAVCHAHSTSLNSKLNEVLRK comes from the coding sequence TTGCGCATTCTGGGAATTGACCCGGGGCTGGCGATTGTCGGCTTCGGTTTCATAGATAAGGAAGGCAACAAATTAACACCCGTGCAATACGGCTGTATTCAGACCGAAGCCCATACGCCGGAGGCGGAACGCCTGCTGCATGTGTACGAAGGCATGGTTCAGCTGATCGACAAATACCAGCCAGATACGGTAGCGGTGGAGAAGCTGTTCTTCAGCCGCAATGTGACAACAGCGCTGCCGGTGGCGCAGGCGCGCGGCGTGCTGATTCTGGCCGCTGTGCAGCGCGGCCTGCCGGTCGCGGAATACACGCCGATGATGGTCAAGCAAGCGGTTGTAGGCTACGGCAAGGCCGAGAAGCGGCAGGTGCAGGAGATGGTGAAGCTGCTGCTGAAGCTGTCGGTTATCCCGAAGCCCGATGATGTGGCGGATGCACTGGCGGTGGCGGTATGCCATGCCCATTCGACCAGTCTAAATTCCAAGTTAAATGAGGTATTGCGCAAATGA
- the ruvB gene encoding Holliday junction branch migration DNA helicase RuvB, with product MDDRIISANLMMDEQAAELSLRPRYLAEYIGQNQVKENLKIYIEAAKMRSEALDHVLLYGPPGLGKTTLANIIANELGVNLRITSGPAIERPGDLAALLTNLQEGDVLFIDEIHRLHRTVEEVMYPAMEDFALDIMIGKGPSARSVRLDLPPFTLIGATTRAGLLSAPLRDRFGVVSRLEFYTMDELSYIVARNADLLGIEILGDAADGIALRSRGTPRIANRLLKRVRDFAQVRGDGIITPEIAAEALKMLQVDPRGLDNIDHKMLHSMITGFRGGPVGLDTIAATIGEESQTIEDVYEPYLLQIGFLQRTPRGRVVTPAGYLHLGIPLPPQPN from the coding sequence ATGGATGACCGGATTATCTCAGCCAATCTGATGATGGATGAACAGGCGGCGGAGCTGAGTCTGCGCCCCAGATATCTGGCTGAATATATTGGACAGAACCAGGTCAAAGAGAACCTGAAGATTTATATAGAAGCTGCCAAAATGCGCAGCGAAGCGCTGGACCACGTGCTGCTCTACGGCCCTCCGGGTCTGGGCAAAACCACGCTGGCCAACATTATCGCCAATGAGCTGGGCGTTAACCTGCGGATAACCTCCGGTCCGGCGATCGAGCGGCCGGGTGATCTTGCTGCCCTGCTGACCAATCTGCAGGAAGGTGATGTGCTGTTCATCGATGAGATTCACCGGCTGCACCGCACGGTGGAAGAGGTCATGTATCCGGCGATGGAGGACTTCGCGCTGGATATCATGATCGGCAAAGGGCCAAGCGCCCGCTCGGTCCGGCTGGATCTGCCGCCGTTCACGCTGATCGGCGCCACCACCCGGGCTGGTCTGCTGTCGGCGCCGCTGCGCGACCGCTTCGGCGTCGTCAGCCGCCTGGAATTCTACACGATGGATGAGCTGAGCTACATCGTGGCCCGCAATGCCGACCTGCTCGGCATTGAGATTCTGGGCGATGCCGCTGACGGCATTGCCTTGCGTTCACGCGGGACTCCGCGGATTGCGAACCGGCTGCTGAAGCGTGTACGCGACTTCGCGCAGGTGCGCGGCGACGGGATCATTACGCCGGAGATTGCCGCAGAAGCGCTGAAGATGCTGCAGGTTGACCCGCGCGGGCTGGATAACATCGACCACAAAATGCTCCATTCGATGATCACCGGCTTCCGCGGAGGACCGGTGGGGCTGGATACCATTGCAGCCACCATCGGCGAAGAGAGCCAGACGATAGAGGATGTGTATGAGCCTTATCTGTTGCAGATTGGCTTTCTGCAGCGCACACCGCGCGGCAGAGTGGTTACCCCCGCAGGCTACCTGCATTTGGGGATTCCACTCCCGCCGCAGCCGAACTAA
- a CDS encoding BofC C-terminal domain-containing protein: MNAFRLKKQLWRRWRRWKKALWIGAACLGLTFLAWRSLQVPEEISELLNSPAPGVTESLDHIQAADEPAAAVFKQDGIGSPEADPAEAQEQLLQAIEQSGQSRTVHLKITYVTGEEIQTLAGRRNPQQQKQLIVEHAAWSGRIGPEGDLWLEQRVNDLSPLTKREAYIGVDEQGNLTLFKGPPVDQKVMKTFFQMDMGSMKSALPEEIWNQLQDGIRVQDIEEYNSVLSTFSDYARDTAEQVMQSKE; encoded by the coding sequence GTGAACGCATTTCGCTTAAAGAAACAGCTATGGCGGCGCTGGAGACGTTGGAAGAAGGCCTTGTGGATCGGGGCTGCCTGTTTGGGCCTCACCTTTCTGGCCTGGCGCAGCCTGCAGGTGCCGGAAGAAATCAGCGAGCTGCTCAACAGCCCGGCTCCAGGAGTTACAGAAAGCCTGGACCACATCCAGGCAGCGGACGAACCGGCTGCTGCTGTGTTCAAGCAAGACGGCATCGGCAGTCCAGAGGCTGATCCAGCCGAAGCGCAGGAGCAACTGCTGCAGGCGATTGAACAGAGCGGACAGAGCCGGACGGTCCATTTGAAGATCACTTATGTGACAGGTGAGGAGATCCAGACGCTGGCAGGACGCAGAAATCCACAGCAGCAGAAGCAGTTGATTGTCGAGCACGCCGCCTGGAGCGGCCGCATCGGCCCGGAGGGTGACCTCTGGCTGGAGCAGAGGGTGAATGATCTGTCCCCGCTGACGAAACGTGAGGCCTATATCGGTGTGGATGAGCAGGGCAATCTGACCTTGTTCAAAGGCCCGCCGGTGGATCAGAAGGTGATGAAGACTTTTTTTCAAATGGATATGGGTTCGATGAAATCCGCGCTACCCGAAGAGATCTGGAACCAGCTGCAGGATGGCATCCGTGTGCAGGATATTGAGGAATATAACAGTGTGCTGTCGACTTTCAGCGATTATGCACGGGATACCGCCGAGCAGGTCATGCAGAGCAAGGAATGA